ttattattattattattattattattattattattattattattattattattattattattattattattattattattttatgccAAAAACATAACTTTAAAGTCTAGAGAGGCCAAACTCTGGTAATGCTTACACAAAATCATGTCCAATTAAACACCCCCTCTTTTCAAGCAGtttttaacatatttacagcctggttacaaaaaacaaacaaaaataaaaagaaccactttggtttgtattgtttgatttcacatccacgaCAACTCTGAGCGGGGTTAATTTTTTTCCTGAGGTGGGTCAGCTGAAGGGGCTTGCAGCtgaagctaactttgattgacatacggtgGGCGTGTTCCCATCGGCTTCGAGGGGAACACTTCGTACGAGGAAAGAGTATAtattcttttgttgttgtttttctttgtattttacagtctatagaaaaaagagaaaaagactttgaaaagattttaaaaaagaatTCAAACCGTgtctccagaaaaccaaaaggTCATGTGATCGATACTTTGTGCATAGTGTTATTGTTACTATTAAAGCTGAATCCCGTCTTTCTCCAAACTCCAGGACGGGCCGAGCGTCATCATTTGTGCGTTAACTGGGAAAAAAATTACCATTAAACAAAGTTGACGTGTTACTAACGCACTAACTTTGACAACAGGTTTAGgggttttcattttcaaatttcAACGTGACGTGATCATCTAAAAAAGCCAAACCCTGCTTTAAGTCAGAATCGACTCTTGATTCAACAGAATTCTCAATTCCTAACAACAGAGGACTCATTTCTGGATCTTTTCATCTAACAGTGAAGAGAGAAATCAGATATTACCTTGGGATGAGAGTAGAGAGTTTTACATAGTTAACTGCACaattaaagagtttaaaaggTTGAATAGTTctgataatgaaaaaaatcgaaGTCCCattgtttgtctttcttttaagATCCACTTTAGCCAAAATGACTAAACAACATCCTCTCAAATGCTGTTGGATTTAACTGCCTCTATTTTCTCTCCACCAGACTGCACAGAGGAAGATCCGGGAGATCATTCAGCAGGTCAAGCAGCAGGAGCAGAAGCACCAGCAGGGCGCTGCTGTGTCACCGCACCACTCCAAGTGACCAGCAGGGCGGCTCCAGTGGGCACCAGCATATGAATGTAGCCCTCCCAAACGGACAGAGACCTACCCAGACTGAGGCCAAGGCCAAGGCGGACATGCAGGGCAGACCAGCAGCACCGGGATCAAAACCAAAGAACTTCACAAAGGGGAGAAACAAGTGAGAGCCAAAGGCTGAGGGCATTGTGTGCACTGCCAGCCCCGAGAGAGCAGATAGGGTGGAGAAACCGTACcgaaatgataaaaaagaccaaaaaaggaaaaaaataacatgAAAGGTGGAAATGGCAGAGAATTTGGGAACAGTTGTCTTATCAGTTATTAAAGGTAAAACACAAAGTGGTATGTCGCCCTGCATAACGTTGTCTCTTTAGTTGGACTAACATAGGCCTAACAAGCAGATCGAATGGATAAAGAAAGTCTATTAACTTAACTGTATACAAGGCATTGTGATTGATATCTTTAGATAGAACAACAGCAAGACTGACATTGGGCATGTCATCTCCCAAGTGTTTGAGATATTTAGATTTTGAGATCAAATATCCTTAGCAGTATTAATGCAGAGTAGAAAAGTACCGTTTGATACGCCCAGAGAGTATGTACTGTTATTTTTTCTATCAAAAATGGCAGTACAGCTTGGTGTGGATGTTGGCGTCTAGTTTGTCCCAGCGGCTGGGCTGTGATGGCTACTGGTTCGTTCCCGTTCTAGCCCACTGAAATCGAAGCAGAAACCCCCTGTAAGTAAATTCAACGAGCGGTTCTGAGTCTTTGTAACGAACCGGTGTGTGTGCCAACGCAAAAGATAACGTCTCTTTCAAATGTTTCTCACCGTTCATGTCTGAggctttgctctttttttttttttttaataatttctttctttttctgttcaTTTCTGCTTCACTTTCTTATTACTCTCTCATCTTGAGTTGTGTTCTTTTAATGGGTGAAAAATATCTGTCACCAAGAAACACTTATTTCGTAGCCTTTCGATGACGTTGAACTGACTGCCACTTTTGCTCAAGAGGTTAAATGCAAcagagagatttaaaaaaaaactaaacaaaaacggTGTCGCTCTCCCATCCTGTTCAGCAGACAACGTCAAAACCCATTCTTGTCCTCGTGTTTTAAAGAAGTCAGTCAGTGACGATCAGAGCAAAAATCGACGTCTTAAAGAAGTGGTTTGAAGTAACCATTTGTCTTGAATGTGCACCGCTACACCTTGGGCCTTACGAGGACGGCATGAGGACCGGCACGAGAAGCTGAGGTGCCCGGGGAGGGAGGGACGGTGCGGACTCatgaggtggtggtggtggagacTCTTTGGGTTTAGGAAGTGGGGACGGGGGGGTGGAAGTGTGGGAGGAGGCACTGTATGACCTgtggcgcacacacacacacacacacacacacacacacacacacacacacacacacacacacacacacacacacacacacacacacacacacacacacaaccgcaAACGTGACCACAGCCGCGTTTGGCTTTAACCCTCTCTTGTCAGGGAGCTTTCTAAAAATGGCGTGACAGCTGTGAATGTAAGATATGCAGCCTTTTTTAGAAAAACACCACCACTGTCGTGTCCAGCCAGCCGGGTCAGCGGCACGGCGCAGACTTGTCATCCTCACGCTCGCTCTCTTCCGCttaatttttgttgtttatttcagtGAGCCGGCTGAGCGCCCTGCGAGCACGCTGGACATGCGGGTCTGGGTGTGTCCCCTCTTTTGTGCTTTACTTTGGAGACCATGGAAGCTTGTTGCCTTATTTTGTCACCATTCGGACATCATCGCCCATCAGCTTCATTTTCCAGACGTACGGTTAATGCCAATACGCACAGCTTCCTccatgtgtgtctatgtgtgcgtgtgtgtgtgtgtgtgtgtgtatatatatatatatatatatatatatatatatatatatatatatatatatatatatatatatatacatatatatatatgtttgtatatatatatatatatatatacgcatataatatatatactatatatataaatagtatatatacgtgtatatatatatactatatatatgtatatgtatatatactatatatatatatttatacatacatatatatatatatatataaaatatatataaagagAGAGAGTAATATTTATGaatctatttttttcctattttgtgaTGAGAACTATCgataagaaacaaaaagaaaaacaaagtcctTTTCTTTTAACTCAGTGGGACACTGCCATAATTTTGAAGGGAAGTGTTTATTTTCTTGAAAACTAGACTAtgaataacaatataataaatgaaaacctgaaaaaatagGAGAACAGTAAAGTAAACCACCGCGTTAACTTTGGTAAGGATGTGAACAGTGCGCATGTCAGTATTGTGATCTACCTCAGGCTTCAGGGTACCTCAGTCCAGTCTTTCATTTCCCCTTTTCCACATTTTGTATGCCTTGTTAACTGATCATTTTAAgcgtttttaattttcttttttaatgaaaacaaaaaaaagagaaagatctACAGTAATCTCTATACTCTTCAGGTCCAGCCGACTAGTGAAACTATGTAAACTGTAGTCAACTCCGTTGGACTGTGTTCGCCTGGACGCTACATGACCTcctaatgaaaaagaaacaaaaaagaaaaacaagcgtCAGAGGATTTCCGAATCCTTTTTAAATGAAGAGCAGGATCGAAGAGGTTAAATACCTGCCCGATGCGGTTCTGAATGTGGATGCTGTGTACTGATCTCACCATCAGAGAAAGGCAAGAAGATACAAATCAGTTGACAGAAACTAACCAACTGTACCTCCTGTTTTTCCCAAACTGTTTCCTTCAGGTTTTTTGagactttaaaagaaaaaactatgAAGTTTATTCACttgtgggagaaaaaaagaatatagatttttttttttaacaacccgACCTAACTTACCAGCTCTAtttgataaaaaagaaaacaacaaaaaaaaaacatactctgGGGTTGATTTGAAGAAAACAAAGCTGCAAAAACGCATTAACAGGACTCTTGAACGTGATGTAAAACCGTAGTCTTCTGTGTAGAATGTCGAACAACTCTTAGTCGTTAAGATGTCACTGTGTACGACAAGAAAACTGTATATCTGTAAACATGTACAATAGAATCACGCGTAAATGCATCGTGCTCTGTCTCTGTAACACCAGTCTGCCCCTGCGCTGTGAGAGATGGTGGGACCCATTCGGAGCGTCTTAGATCCTCTCACACTGACCTCTGAATGGCTTTCCCACCATTCTGAccatttgatttaatttgattttttttttttttttgttgtgctgTACATTTCAGAATTACCTCTCCGAATCCAAGGCTGACTTTAGttactaaaaaaggaaaaaaaatcgatgtagggaaaaggaattaaataaatgaatgacatAGTGAAAGTTAGTGTTTGTCTTTGGAGTTTTTTTAACAGCTGAGAgctgagtttttgttttttggggggcagacttttttttttttttttttttttcttcatcagaTGAGGTGCATCGTTTTTGTCCCAATGAACACAAACCTAGCAGtgctaaaataaaacataaaaggcTATCAAACTCACACAATGCCTGAGGCTGCTGCAGCAAGCCTCACCACAGCCAGTACAGTACCTCATGCTGATGACGATAGCTCGCCAGACCCGATTCAAGGGCCCCTGACCTTACTCACGTAAATGCAGTACGGTGCTTTTACTCGGACGCATGACTCCCGTGGCGGTCTGCTTCACTTTCATAGAGCATGTGTTGGAGAAAGCAGCTTTTCACAGTAGCACTGGATGTTGTAGTTTTGTCACGTCAACTTTTAGGTCTGACTGGAGCAGTTTTTCGAAGTCGAAGATCTTTTCCTGCATTACTGGGGACTCCTCAGACCTCTGTCTctcgttgttttttttgtttttttttttggctctttGTAGGCACAGATTTTCCCTCTAGCTGGTTCGGTTTCACAGAAATTTTGTGAGAAGTCCTGGTTGTCAAGACAACATGAGGcaaaacatgtaaaaatgatagtgacctttctttttttttttcaattactaAGGATTGGTGTTTCTAGGTTTTGTGGGGTGTTTCTAGGCATACATTTTCAGTACCGGAAAACCACAATTACACTTATCACTGAGGGTGTACAGTGTTAGTCATATCACACAGTGATAGcttagtttttcttttgtttttctgttgatCTGGTTTTTCTCGTCACTTACACTGATAAAATAATGTAGTCTGGAGCAATAGCTGGGATTTTCCTAATATTCCTACTTGTTAGATCACTACCAATAATACTAGTTGTTAAATTGTGGTTGAAAAATATCCTAGCTAGGACTTTGAACAGATGATGGAATAGGAAAGAAATGGAAAGTAAATAAAGACATACCTGTTTTCCAGGTGGAAAGAGACTAGCCTATAAAGTAAAGCTGATGCAAAACTAGTTCTGCCTTTAGGAGTGAATAGAGAGAAAGAGGGGATTCGACACCATCTAAAACGGATCAGGCTGTGAAGGATGTAGTGTGGCCAGATGTATGCAGAACCAcagcagtttgtttttttttgtcctgcctTGTTGTTAAATGCAAAGCATTGCATGAGATTGATGCAGGTGATCCAGTATGTACTACACTTCACATAGCACTAGACTTTgacttgggtttttttttttttttttgaatggaTCCAATTCTTGACTGCATTTCACCATTTGGGAGATTCCTTTTGTTTCCTTGGTAGGTCACAACCCTTAAAATCCTACATTTCCCACGGGACAAAAGGTCCCAAACACCTCAAGGTAATCGTTGACTGTGTGCTGGACAGACATACGATCCATTTCTATCACAACATGCGTGGATCCATGCCTTTCTGGTAACAGCCAAGCTGTTCTTTTGAGTTGTGAGTGAACTGTATTGCTGAGCAACCTGGATCTGAGCAATAAAGAatatttgaaagaaaagaaaaggtttccctgtTTTATTTCAACAGCATTACTCCTGTGAAATAAAGGTGTATCAATAAAGGTGCCATTAACACCTCAAACCTCTCGCAACTACAGAAGCATAGAGCTGCCACCTCAGTGAAAGAACAATAGTTATCACGATATAATGTGAAAATGTATGcataaacaatatttttttcaagtttttacaATAAGTTATCGCGTAAGTACAatattgtttttcatgtttgaaCAATAGGATaggttattaaaatatacatgtTTATCAAGTCAATGAAAAACCTTTCACGTTTGTTCAATATATGatcacgttattacaatataaACATATTGTAAGAACGTTATTTTTGTGGCAACgtgatgtatatgtatattgtaattatatattattcaaacatgaaatatactgtatattgaaATAacataactttaaaaaaatatattgttaGAACATTAACATTTCACATTATGATGTGATATGGCtctaattttcttttattatatttatttatcgcTGTCACAAAATATAACAATGTGTTTCTTAACTGATGCAAAGTGAGCAGCTGTAAGGAAACTGTTAAAATGTCATGTATTTGTAGTCTTGTTTAAATAATTGGAGATGATGTACATGTAAATGACATAATTATTTTTGCATGACTGTTGTTGGCAAAATATTTTGTGTAGTgctcaaaattaaagctgcttGATGTAGCAATGCTACTTCTGTCCACACGGGGGCATTTGGATATCGTGACAAAAGAGGTGCTGACGATACTCAGGCACTAACAATCTATAGCTATATATAAAGCATTAAATGTATGTCTAATatgattgacagtcagctcagccaatggctggtCGTTATCACTTTCTCATCGTCATGCTACTGCCCTTAGTGAAGCAACCACCCATTTTATTAATCCAGTGGGTAATCTTAGCTGTCATTTTTGACATCACCGTCGAATCAACTTATTATATGGTATATCCTGCTTTAAATGTCTTCAGCTGAAGGAGCTTGGAGCAAAGCTAGTTGTACGAAGACAAGGGCTTCAAAAGATCACGTGAGCTAATGCTTCACCCAATGTTTCAGTCTATGACAATACCCTACTGATAATTGGAGACAATTCATACTATGTTGTCCTACTAAAAGTTGCACTTCATAGTCTTACCCCAGGGGCAGACACATTAACTTTGATATACGgcctccatgtggtcagaagtgataTTGCTACATAGAGTAACTTTAAGGATCAGTATAAGACACATGGTGAGCGTGTGAGGTTGTTTTTGTGGCCCTGCAatggtgaacccctgcctttcacccGTAGTGTGCTGGCAttggctccagcagaacccCACGACCCTGCACTGCATTAAGTGAGAATAAatcggatggatggaaggatgaagACACAtggacaaaacaaagaaaaaaaagacaagacggACTTTTATATAAATCAAAGCTCCATTGTGTCTGATTTAACTTCACTTTTCAAATAATCATACAGAATATCTTGACATGACAAACATGGCACACTGATTTTTAGAGAGGCTAGATTCTAGTCTCATAATGACactgtacaatttaaaacccTTCAGCTCAAACCTGAAAAATACAAATGATGGTCCAATgtactctaaaaaaaaaaaccagcaaCAAGACAGCTCATACTGAAATAGGAAAATATGattaaaaacgagaaaaataaaaaaagttttttgggGCACCAGTGGACTTTGTTGAAAGTGGAGGGAGACAGGAAACAGGAGCGGGTAGATCTGGGCGAGACGTACAGGCTCGGCCTTAGCTGCGGTGAGGACTTTGAGCCTTTGTATCTAAGGCGCTGCTCGTCTTGTCCCGGGACGTTGACCGCAGGTTGTCCGAGTCCGTCAAGCGTCCATAGTTTCAGCTTCTTCACACTCAGCAGATACCAGATGGGACTGGCCTTCTCAGAGCTGCTCCTGAGCAGTATTTCAGGTCTAACTAGAAGATCTGTTCAGGAATGTTTAGGTGGGGAGTGAACGCCATAAATCCCATGATGCAATGTTGTGGCTGATTAGTCTTATTTACTTCTGCAAACTGATCAATATTTCAGTAACAAATTCTCATACAAATCTGCAAAGAAAATACTCTGAACTATTCAGTCTGTACTAAGGCTGGAGGGCTTTAAGCATTAAAATTAGCTTTAATTTGTCCACTGAGGTAGAATTTGAATACCAAAAGTACACAACAGGCTCTTTGAACACAAACTGTTCATAGTGGAGCAAGACTCCTTTTAATCAACGGGAGCCTAAAAGCATCTAGCCTTTAAAAGCCTTCCTTTCTTCCGTGGTTACTGTACACCCACACTTATACAGGACTAGCATGTATGCGTTGCCCATATTTTAGGGCAATGAAACACCAAAAGTTGGTAAAAAGTTGGTAAAAAGTTGGTAAAACaggcaggaaaataaaaaaaacaacttcattCCAACTGTGACAATCATCATTTCTCTAAAAGCAGAATTCCCTGGAGTAAAAGCCTCtgaaacaggaaacattaaagtttttcgCAAAAGTTGCCACTTGTACATTCACTCATCAGAGCCCGAAGGCATCAGAACATCGGGGAACGGGCTCCCGACCGCAACATGTCACTGGACTTTCTTGTCTGTGGCGAGTCCATTTTCAGACTGGACGTCCAGTTTCAGACGCCTGTGGCTGAAGTGGCGGATGAGCGAGCCGGGCACCAGAGCCGCGCAGGCGATGGCCAGCATCTGCAGGAGTCGCTCCCAGGAGACGAGGTCATCTAGGGATGACACCTCGGACAACATGACGCCTGTCTGGACACAGATGAAGTTGTAGGGCAGGAGGCCTGAAAAGACGGGTGAAAGTTGTCGTCATTGCCAGTCACTCTAAAACACACAGCTAAGAGCATGCTCAGTACTACAGCAGAAGTGCTTAGTGTGCTTTTCCACTACAGAAATGTAGTTTAAGTGACTGCTGTGAAATTAATTGAATGCTTAAGACTGGAATGGGGCTTGTGGTATCCAAATTAAAATGCTAAACACTCCAAACCTTAACCAATTATTAATTCCTCTTGAAAACCAGCACATAGGTATATTTTCATAAGGCTATGTCTATATTCCAGACAATGTAGGAGTTTGCATTCTTTCATTTACTTTGTAGTATATTGTGAGAGTATTATGAAACAAAAAGCAACAGTGGAAGGGTGTATCTTGTCTCTTTAGTGATGTAAGATGATTCTTTGCAATAATCATGTTAAATCAACATAAAAatcatgaaataaaacaaaaacaaaagcaaccAATGTTCAAAAACAAAGTGTCCGTTGGTTAAGCCTTTACCGAGGTGGAAGACAGTTGTACCACGGAGTCAAGACAAAAAGAAAGTAAACTGTGTTTCAGTTTGAAGGTTTTATGTATCAGAACATACAATAATAAACATCCTCTAATCTGGATCTTAtcaaatcagtctcattatgctCGAACTGTAATCACACTTGTCTTTCCAGCATTACCTCCGTTCATTGAGGTTTGCAGGTATTTGTTTATCCACAGCTTTCTTAAGGTGTTGCCATGACATCTATATGTGGTTTAGGAGGATGGACTTTGACTGGGCCGTTGCAAAACCTTCATTATCTGTTTTTCAGACAATTTGCTGGCATGTTTGGGATCAGTGTTCAGTTACAGAATGCAAAGTGGGCCAAAGTTTAGTTGGACAGATGTGTTTTATAGCTCACGGTCAAGACTATCAGtactttgcattaaaaaaaaaatatgaatcacTGTGTTAGTGACTGTGTTTCTCTTGAATGCAGCTCAGCTTCACTGTCTCCAGGCAAAGATTCTGCATTTACATAACGTCCACTGTGCATGCACCTGCAGAGATTCAACAGATATACTGTGTAGTGTTGAACAAATACTTCACCCTTATAATGCAGTCTTAGCTGTGGCCTTTTCACTGAGAACTTGATTTCTACTGGACAGTAAACAGCACAGTTTTGACTGAGAGCCTGACATTGTTCAGTACTTACCAATAAAGACTGAGCAGAAGAAGAAGGTGATGGGGATGTTGACAATTGGAGCAGACATATTCAAGAACCAGTTGGGAGTCATGGGAAAGAATCTTAGGAAgagcaagaagaaaaataaacagtcCCTGTTCTCCTCCACCTGGAACACGCAGAGATAAAAAATGTCAGCTGTGCCAGAGAAACTTACGAATGCTGATAGCAGATTCACACCAGCAGTAAAATCACATGTATTCCCAAATTACacttaataaaaacaaaccacATTTCCTAAACcccaaacaataataataaaccaAATAAATCTTTTGCACGCTTCTAATGTCCAATCTGAAGCCATCTACATGATGTTTTCCTTCCATTATCACAAAGATTTGACTTTACGATTCTATTTCatggttattttatttttgttggctTAAATGAGTTCTGTTTACGTGGTGACAGTCATACCTTCCCCTGAAACATGGAGACTTTCTCAGGGAACAGGTTTACAATGTAATGTTTTCCGAAGGCTTGGGACAGGAGGTAGCACATGGTGGAGCCGACTGTCGTGAGCACACAGGCGAGCACAAGGCCTTCATAAGGTCCAAAGATAGCTCCGGCAAGAATGTTCTGTACAAGGACGAGTGGAGACAAAAGACCTGCTGTTAGTACACATCATCACTACGTACTAAAATCAGAGTTGACTGTTCTAATGTTTCTCTAAATTTGACAGCAGATAAATACTCAGAGAGATCTACTAACATACGGAAGCATTACACTCTGGATGTGTTGATGTCTCGGTTCTGTCTGCATGTAATATATTTactaggcatgggacgatatgaaaatttcatatcacg
This DNA window, taken from Cololabis saira isolate AMF1-May2022 chromosome 6, fColSai1.1, whole genome shotgun sequence, encodes the following:
- the tmem41aa gene encoding transmembrane protein 41A-A, producing MRSLVGLAAVVLAASLYLYSLSLYLPAGPRGPPAAGQRVDGTELGDPEEPRRLKFPSDLEELRELAELLQFYKREHTGYVLLLFSSAYLYKQSFAIPGSSFLNILAGAIFGPYEGLVLACVLTTVGSTMCYLLSQAFGKHYIVNLFPEKVSMFQGKVEENRDCLFFFLLFLRFFPMTPNWFLNMSAPIVNIPITFFFCSVFIGLLPYNFICVQTGVMLSEVSSLDDLVSWERLLQMLAIACAALVPGSLIRHFSHRRLKLDVQSENGLATDKKVQ